The Xiphophorus hellerii strain 12219 chromosome 22, Xiphophorus_hellerii-4.1, whole genome shotgun sequence genome has a window encoding:
- the LOC116713351 gene encoding zinc transporter 6-like gives MLRLTLFLFVSTQVSTLDGVLEVRNEHFWTVGFGSLAGSAHVRIRRDANEQLVLAHVTNRLLPLVATLTVQIFKDDWTRPLLSGVLSSPAATPPLPVAPEGYAASFPPVLYGSAGGQEFDPLTSTPSKPSSPPPEFSFDTPGRNVAPLVLPAPGQHAHRPFGGLGLSYGAPPYAGMLGAGPGAGRGLAVPGLGAGFGLPSSHSYRTAFAGSTPPLRFGTSNPAAPQSQYRHYQP, from the exons ATGTTG AGACTcacattgtttctgtttgtgtccaCTCAGGTGTCGACTCTGGACGGCGTCCTGGAGGTCCGGAACGAGCATTTCTGGACCGTTGGGTTTGGGTCTCTG GCTGGCTCCGCCCACGTCCGGATCCGGCGGGACGCCAACGAGCAGCTGGTTCTGGCCCACGTCACCAACCGGCTGCTGCCCCTCGTCGCCACGCTGACCGTCCAGATCTTCAAGGACGACTGGACCCGCCCCCTGCTGAGCGGCGTGCTGTCCTCCCCGGCCGCCACGCCGCCGCTGCCGGTGGCCCCTGAAGGCTACGCCGCCTCCTTCCCTCCGGTTCTGTACGGCTCAGCGGGAGGCCAGGAGTTCGACCCGCTGACCTCCACGCCCTCCAAGCCCAGCAGCCCCCCGCCGGAGTTCTCCTTCGACACGCCGGGCCGGAACGTGGCGCCGCTGGTGCTGCCCGCCCCGGGCCAGCACGCCCACCGGCCCTTTGGAGGCCTGGGACTTTCCTACGGGGCGCCGCCGTACGCCGGGATGCTGGGGGCGGGGCCCGGGGCGGGGCGGGGCCTGGCAGTGCCGGGCCTCGGCGCCGGGTTTGGACTCCCCTCCTCCCACAGTTACAGGACTGCCTTTGCTGGCTCAACGCCGCCACTCCGGTTTGGAACCAGCAACCCTGCTGCGCCTCAGTCCCAGTACAGACACTATCAGCCCTGA